The window caaggtttacatggacggagagacggacagacggacggacggacatggctaattcgactcagaaaatgattctgagccgattggtatactttaagttgggtatagaaccaatattattgtgtattacatcagcacaaacccaatataccctccccactaaagtggtgtagggtataaaatgtGAATTTTCAGCGTATTGTCCAGTTTCTGGTAAAAAAGTCAAGGTTTTGATGAAATAAGCAATAATTCAGTTCCAGTGAAATCACAAGAACAAATCTTATCATTCAGTGAAATTTTTTAGCGAATTGTCAGTAACTGTTGAAAACTTAAGGTGAAGTTTTTGGTGAAAAAGTTTTCGATGAGAAGTCGAGTTTTCGGTGAAAAAGTTTTCGATGAAAATTCAAGTTTTCAATGAGAAAATGatgaaatgttaatttttttggtgaATGGTTTAGTTATGGGtaaaatgtaaagttttttttttttgaaaattagtaaataaattgaaattcttgtgaaatgttgaaatttttaaaaaattttgaatttttgaagaaatgacaaatttttggATAATATTTAGTTCTTGAAAAAAAGTTATGTTTTCACTGAAATTTGGAGAGAacaatcccagcaaaaaaaaagaacttccaaagaagcgaaaaagaagtagaatttactccgtGGAAGTACTGAAACAGACCCAAAGAAGTGTTGATTTTAACACAGTCATTCTtaagaagtaatttttttgcTCTTATTTTGGTAGTTGTTGGAAAAGCATTTCCCATTCtactaaatgttttattatggcgaaaactttttttataccctacaccactatagtggggaggacatacaaaaatattggtccaatactcaccttaaagtataccgatcgattcagaatcattttttgagtcgattaagacatgtccgtccgtccgtctgtccgtctgtccgtctggctggttggctgtccatgtaaaccttgtgcgcaaggtgcaggccgtaattttcaagataatttgatgaaatttggaccaagcatgttttttggcacaaggacgaagcctattgaaaatggttgaaatcggtccattatttcacctagtacacaaccgtacctcccgatttgaactttttataattttataattacgtcaaatattctgctatctctctaaaaattggcacaaataagttttatataagtataaatgatactgcagattttcgtaaggatcggcctatatttgaccctagcccccatacaaaacccccttcaaaaaatgacttaaaagtctaaaattgacttgtaaccatttgtatcgcaatgaaacttaacaaaactaactgttatttagaaatatatccttttcccaaatttaccgaggatcggcccatatttgacctatataaagcctcatttagaaattttagttttttatcaataaatggcttaaatattttggaattatggtaatattcaacataaaagtttctttacaaaaaataaaaattttataaaagtaaaaattgtaaaaatatactcatggtgtagggtatcatatggtcggccatgcccgactatactttcctacttgttcattcttaacttaattttcctCACACAATGTGTTTTTCTTTCTGTTGtaataaagaaattgttaaatgaCAGCTAATAACCTATCGATAATAAGTGGACCTCTCACTTTAAGTCTACgataatttgtatttgtttttgtaaacaaattccAGACATCCACATTCAAATAGTAAAATGTCAATAATcaacaagaaatattaaaatgaatagaaaattgtctaataCATTAGACGGGTACAAATAAAGACAAGACGAATTTTGACTATTAGCCCCTAGGggaaattatgtatttttcaataaaaaatcgtCTCTATGTAAAGTTCAAATAATGTTTACATAGGTCTGTGGATATTTCAAAGACATTTttctttgaactttttttttatattattggctTAATAGGCTCTCCTAATTTGTCTACatgtattaatatttgttttctacgaaatgtaaataaattgattgtccaaaacaacaaattaaaaatataaataaatgaacatttttgtacAACCCAATAAATAATTGATACATATTTTTACTTCAAGAgccatgaaaatattttattatatagacATGATATCATACATgtgtacatttaaatatttcaagaaatatttttgtttctctttAAACCGATGGCAGTAAGAAGGGGCAAATTTAGTAAAGAATTCAACTGGctaagaatttttgtttaatttatatagatagacagatagatagatagatagatagatagatagatagataaatatataaatagatagatagatagatagatagatagatagatagatagatagatagatagatagatagatagatagatagatagatagatagatatacaggcagacagacagacagacagacagacagacagacagacagacagacagacagacagacagacagacagacagatagatagatagatagatagatagatagatagatagatagatagatagatggatagataaacAAATAGGTATgtagaaatttatatataacagTGGATCCACGCAAACATACCTTCAGAATATAACATTAGCTCTCATTACTCttttaataattacaatatagcaataaaatttatcacATTTATTTAGCTCATATTAAAAACAGTTATTAAAAAACCCACagcaaaaatattccaaaaatccAGTTCGATATAAGAAGCTGTTCCACAGAATAAATCACTATTACAATCGCTCGTATTACAGGTACAACAAATAGCATGAGGTCTAGCACAATAATCTATTCCTCCACAAGCACGTCTTGTATTGTACACGGcatctataaaaatgtaattattatacatacatatattaaatgcTGATAATTCcgataaacaaaataacaaacgcACCATAGCCAACATCAATATCACCATATTGTCCAATTAAATTGGTACAGTAACCAGACGAACAATTTCTGCGATAATAATCTTGCGTTTTGTAATTTCCAAGGTTGAAACAGTCCCTGTCAACTTTTATTATGCATGAGATGCAGGTAATGTCTGTTGAAATTGGCTTAATCGTAACTATTATAATTAGCGTTAagagtgttaaaaattttatgaatttcatttgttttgatgaaaatcttaattattatttactgACAAATAAAGTTGTGTTTAAAATCTATAGGGTAACCtaagtttaaaaaacttttttgtttgttttgaaaattaatcgtacactgaaaaattaattttaattcgactacgattaaataattaattgccaaatttaataaaatatttccgaaatattttattgtgctaaAAATGGCTAAAAGTAACTTTAcacacattttcaataaaattgtcTTTGTCTTTGACAATACAGATCTAATAATACCAACCAATGACATAACACAACAACAGGAATAATTTAATTAGTAAcctgaaaaattttcattaaaattccttttaagacaaaagaaaacaacagcGTATTTGATatgttaaacaataatattaattaattctcATAAAGCCATCAATAATTTCACAATTTCTAATGATGATAAATTGCAATATAATTATCATACAACTATTTACACATAGTTGCacttaaaagtacttaaaatactaaaaggaATATACTACTTAATATGAATACGtacaaaaagtacttattaAACACACATTCAagtttacttaatttttataaggTTTCAAAGAATGTTACAAAGAagcaacaaaaaccaaaaataaatattaaatattataagtacaacaacaaatacatttaaCACAGATACATGAAAagttacgtatgtatgtaacaaGGTAATGCATTTTAATTATACACAAAGTAAACTACATCTTTAAACATTGTCATCATTACCAAACCCCCCCCACATCTCTTAATTTGAAACAcccttttctttttcatttatgtGGTTCccctattttaaacatttttgcacCTGCATGACAGTGAGATacttatgtgtgtgtttgtatgtacacATGtgttatgaatgaattttaccACTATATGAATGCATGTGTAtctctgtctgtccgtctatctcattttatatgcatttttaagcttttataacGAAATTTATTTGGCATCTCATTTTGTTGGATTTATGAAAAGAGTATTAAATGTGAAAACTGAACAAAaggtaaaaataacaaaattctgAAGCGTATATAATGGGTTATttaatgtagttgttgttatttttactttttagttcctacaattaattttaatattaattacctGGATTTATTATTACCTGAATTTACTAGCTACAAATAAGACTACAACATAATGAAATATGGCAGTTATAGTGACTAAAACAGTGGGTTTGGGAGACTCTGATTTACTGATagcattaaaatgtttattttagatattttgtattGTAATGCAGAAGaaatgtaactaactaacaaacaaattcACTAAGTAaatagtggcctccggtaggttagtgttttagtctaactaactaactaactaactaactaactaactaactaactaactaactaactaactaactaactaactaacgaactaacgaactaacgaactaacgaactaacgaactaacgaactaacgaactaactaactaactaactacctaactaactatctaactaactaactaactaactaactaactaactaactaactaactaactaactaactaactaactatctaactaactaactaactaactaactaactaactaactaactaacaacctaactaactaactaactaactaactaactaactaactaactaactaactaactaactaactaactaactaactaactaactaactaactaactaactaactaactaactaactaactaactaactaactaactaactaactaactaactaactaactaactaactaactaactaactaactaactaactaactaactaactaactaactaactaactaaactaactaactaactaactaactaactaactaactaaactaactaactaactaactaaaactaactaactaactaactaactaactaactaactactaactaactaactaactaactaactaactaactaactaactaactaactaactaactaactaactaactaactaactaactaactaactaactaactaactaactaactactaactaactactaactaactaactaactaactaactaactaactaactaactaactaactaactactaactaactaactaactaaaactaactaactaaactaactaactaactaactaactaactactaactaactaaaactaactaactaactaactaactactaactaactaactaactaactaactaactaactaactaactaactaactaactaactaactaactaactactatctatctatctatctatctatctatctatctatctatctatctatctatctatctatctatctatctatctatctatctatctatctatctatctatctttatctatctatctatctatctatctatctatctatctatctatctatctatctatctatctatctatctatctatctatctatctatctatctatctatctatctatctatctattatctatctatctatctatctatctatctatctatctatctatctatctatctatctatctatctatctatctatctatctatctatctatctatctatctatctatctatctatctatctatctatctatctatctatctatctatctatctatctatctatctatctatctatctatctatctatctatctatctatctatctatctatctatctatctatctatctatctatctatctatctatctatctatctatctatctatctatctatctatctatctatctatctatctatctatctatctatctatctatctatctatctatctatctatctatctatctatctatctatctatctatctatctatctatctatctatctatctatctatctatctatctatctatctatctatctatctatctatctatctatctatctatctatctatctatctatctatctatctatctatctatctatctatctatctatctatctatctatctatctatctatctatctatctatctatctatctatctatctatctatctatctatctatctatctatctatctatctatctatctatctatctatctatctatctatctatctatctatctatctatctatctatctatctatctatctatctatctatctatctatctatctatctatctatctatctatctatctatctatctatctatctatctatctatctatctatctatctatctatctatctatctatctatctatctatctatctatctatctatctatctatctatctatctatctatctatctatctatctatctatctatctatctatctatctatctatctatctatctatctatctatctatctatctatctatctatctatctatctatctatctatctatctatctatctatctatctatctatctatctatctatctatctatctatctatctatctatctatctatctatctatctatctatctatctatctatctatctatctatctatctatctatctatctatctatctatctatctatctatctatctatctatctatctatctatctatctatctatctatctatctatctatctatctatctatctatctatctatctatccactTCTCTTATTTCTCCACTGTACCTCTTTGCAGTATGAGTGCATAAATATAGAtacgaatttaaattttacttatggTTTACTCGTTTTGTATGGTCGTAATCGCAATGCATgcatagaaaaatttacatataacccagcaaacaaattattttgtaaatttagaaacatttttaatatctttaggATTTTTCAAGTTTCTTCAAATCTTCCaacaaatgcaaatattttcgtttaattGTAAATGTAGTTCTCTATGGTATGacacattttaaaattgaaatatatataaaaatacgttAATAAAACCAACTaactatttaatattaaaaaaataatagtttctaAATCGAGTTATCTGCAGGTTGAATCaaaattcttcttttcttaGACTTGACAATCTTTTGAGAATTCTCTAAATATGTTAGAAATtgaaaggaaaaaatatttgataaattgaaCTTTTAACAGTcatataatattgtttttaattattctcAAGAAAATCTCtattcaaaaataaagtttGCAAATGTGAGTCTGAAACTTGAGAAACCTTTAATAATTAATGTCTAATTGTCTGCTGGGTTTTACTATTCCTTCTCACATATGTACATTCATCTGTGGTAAATAGATAAAAtatagtatgtatgtgtaatacgagtattataattattaatatatacaaCAAGAACTATTTAGCAGATCTTAACAACAGACATTTGAATGAATTTATAAACTAATTcggcaaaattatattaatattaatattaatactacAAACAGATGTATAAATTAGTTCTTATAAAGTAATGTTAAACGAAATATGAaagattttgatgaaaaatgctgtaaattttatgaaatgctaatattttacatacaaaatttttaaattttattatttggactttattttatataaactgcAGCAACATTACtcctttttatatgtatatccttTATATAAGTATCCTTTTAAATTACATAGTAATATGTTAGGTAAAAATTAATATTCCTGTTTGTTGGTCTCtttagttgtttgttgttgttttatgttgcgttaatttgaaaatattacgaTGCATCGTTATATTTCCTCGTTATAAGAGGTGAGTGGAGTCAGTGAGCGAACAATAATTTTATGTGTAAATTTATATTGCAACATTGTGTTGCCTGTGGAATGCTTTTGAAATTAAAgcgaaataataattataatatgtttatacatataaaaatgcaAATGACTTGAATCGTTAAAAAAATAAGAGGAAGTCATAATAAGTTgtagttaaatatatattttttaatggaatCGTGTAGAAAATTTAACGTGGTTGTAGATATTTAATGCATTTTCATCCTtagtacaaatttttaattttgttctatTAACAGTTTAACAAATAATCAATTTAACAAATCAAGTGAAATTACAAATATCAAGATAAATACAAGATACTTGTTAAAATTatgatcttgtctatagtcgagattatggTTTGtacagtttagtctttagtatagactaCAGTTTGTTTGTAAAAAGCATGTTCTGTAGGCGATACTATAGTGTAAAATATAATCAGATCTATATttggtccatagtctagtctgtagtctagttatagtcgagactatagtttggtcgataatctagactatagtgtgctCTATAATCGAGaatatagtctggcctatattctagactatagtctggcctatattctagactatagtctgggctatattctagactatagtttgaccTTTATTctaatttagactatagtctggtcttagCTGAGACTATAGTgcggtctatagtcgagactaataGTCTGGTCTATCTGGTCTATAATggagtctatagtatggtctgcagtcgagactatagtctggtctatagtcgagactatagtgtggtctataatcgagactatagtctagtctataataaggactatagtctggtctatagtctggcctatatcctagactatagtctggcctataagctagactatagtatggcctatattctagactatagtctggtctataatcgagactatagtctggcctataagCTAGACTAAAGTATGgcctatattctagactatagtctggtctataatcgagactatagcctGGCCTATAGTAGAGattatagtagagactataatctagtctgcagtcgagactatagtgtggtcaatagtctatagtcgagactatagtctggtctatagtcgaaaTTATAGTATGGTCTGTGGTCGAGATTATAGTCTGCTCTATGGTCgagattatagtctggtctatggtcgagactatagtctggtatatagtaaAGATTATAATCATGTCAATAGTTGGTACTATTATGACCATAATGACTATATGaacaaaaccatttttttttaaatttcaaataaagtttacagtttttagtaaaaaatttaaaaaaaattgcaatttctagtaaaattgtgattaaaaattttgtttcaatttccATGAATATTCATTTTGTTGCATGCAACATTTAAGCTACACATTACCATTCAAACACATTACCAcacaaattcaattcaaatcaaattaaatctcttctctttttttgttgcaaaccaatagaaaaaattcaatttcttaaaaatgttaccaatttttcaataaccTTATCATCTAATATGTAAATAACGGATGTTTGTCTATCGGAATAAAaccatgaaattaaaattttatgtttgacTTTTTATGCGTCCTTTTTGCAAGAACCCTGTTTTATTGCATGAACTTTGATTCTTTTTTTGAATTATCCTCTTCTTGCATTCCTTGAGTTAAACACGAGCaagcatttaatatttatagtagAATTAAATGCGGTATTCGGGGTTTCAAGGAttctctttaaaagaaaatttaaatacataataaaaaaatccttaacaAAATTAGCCGTTAATAGTCAAACAACAACATCTTGAaaggaagaaaaattaaacaaaaaaatttaaagttgtcTATTGACTCTTAACAACTCGGTAAAGTTATTTCATGCAAGGTATTTATTACCAAGTGCAAATCTACAAATGTATAAGTATGCTCATGTGaatttatatgtgtgtatggAAGAAATAAACATCTTAATATATTAAGTGTACTACTAAACTAATACACAATCGTGTGTATTGAGAATTAACAGTTTGGGAAAGTGAGATAGCAGTGTCTGTCATCTAATTAGGCAATATTATTCgaactaaaaatgtaaaaaaaaactatttatctatttcattagataaatagtttttttttacatttttagttcCAATAATATTGCCTAATTAGttggaaattattttgtaaaatttagattaaatatctatatttcttatatttgctttattaaaaaattaaaattctgctATATTTTCAAACATCATGGTTTGCATTCTGCAAAGATGTGTAGGTATGTTCATATGTAGGTGTATTGTAATGCAATGttgtttaaaaaggaaaaagagCTAAATTTAATAGATGACTGTAAAGAGAAAAACAtgtaaacacacatacacatatagaCATTCcttcttttatacaaaaatgttcatgTACAAAACATACTTGTAGTTAAGGATTCATTAAGAAGCTTTTTTCCAACCACTTTTGTGCTGCTCTTGTGTTGTGGCAAAGACGCGGGGAGTATGTGAAAAAACATAGACCGGAACAGAGCTGAAgacttaaaataaactaaaaccaagaaaaaagatgatgatgatgatgatgatgtagatgatgataatgatgatgatgtataTGAAGACATTAAAAGTctgtctatatacatatatatttttttctgttttaagaAATGTGTAATAAGTTGGTACCAATAAATCTTTATATGGATGGACCTATAAGTAGTCAGATCTATAATTAAGACAACACacaactatagtctaatccatagtaaAGACCAAGATGATAAtctaatctttagtcaagactattagatctggtttatagactaaagtctactctatagtcaagactatagatcaagaGTATAGACAGACCTATTGTTAAGAGTATAGTCTAAACCAAAGTCTATAGTTAGGTTTAATGGAAATATCTACTACACTATCATTTCGTCTAGG of the Lucilia cuprina isolate Lc7/37 chromosome 2, ASM2204524v1, whole genome shotgun sequence genome contains:
- the LOC124418539 gene encoding uncharacterized protein LOC124418539, which translates into the protein MKFIKFLTLLTLIIIVTIKPISTDITCISCIIKVDRDCFNLGNYKTQDYYRRNCSSGYCTNLIGQYGDIDVGYDAVYNTRRACGGIDYCARPHAICCTCNTSDCNSDLFCGTASYIELDFWNIFAVGFLITVFNMS